AgtgttattatatattataattacATTGAAGATCCAATCtgtaaaaaagacaaatatgaAACTGTCCACTGTCCGTGCTATTTAACCACTAAGAACCAAGATTTAGCCAGATTTGGGCATTTTAGCTGCTCTTTGAAGGGTGCTTTTTGCTCCACTTTTCTATAATTTAATACTTACAAAGTTCACCATGTTAGATTGGTGCTAGTTTGCCTAAACAAAACCCAGACAAATTCTCCAGCAACAGGAAGATGGTTTGGTCCCCTGGGGGCCTCTATTGCCTGACTCCGTCTCAGATTACATGAAGAAGACAGTGAGAGAAATTCTCCAAGATGCTTGAAGTAACCTGCCTGCCAAGTATCTTAAGAACTGTCCAAGTGCAAAATGCTATAGTCAAAGCAACTTTAGCGCATCAAGACAGTCACAGAAATGGAGTCTATCTGCTCTCATTTTACCACTGAATTAGCTGAAGTTGGTAATTAAATTCAACCTGCAAAGATTTGGCCTTCTATAGAAATTTACATGAACTAATATATTCACAGTATAGCCAGAATATATTCAGAGTATAGCCAGGTGAAATCATAGATTTGAAATAGAAATTCCTCCAAAAATAGTGATGTCCTTTTGCAGGACAGCAAAAGGATTGACAAAAGGCTTTGCATAAATTGGAAGCCAATTATTTGCAAGCCTTCGTcaatctgtctgagagtgaCTGCAGTCAGACTGCAATTTCTTTGGGCTCAAAACCGATCACTGAAACTAATTGTGatcattaaaaggaaaaaaaaaaatcaatgagtGGTTGTCATCCTACTTTTAGCCTATTGTGATGGAGACATTAAGGACAACTTGTAATTTACTAACACCAGCAGGTGAGTCACAGTAAATATTGATTTGACTCtagttttttctatttactACACTTTATGATGaataaaaactacaaataaaaaACTTTTAGTGGTAAATTCTATTTCAGTGACTAccaagagaaaaaacacaatggCTGATCTTCATATTGCTGTTGCTACATTCTGTTATTGCTGTCCATACAAGTTTATCTCCTCATCATTCTCCCCAGCTGCTGCTGTGCACGTGCTGCATTAAATGGCATGATTAAACGTTAAAGAAGtttctgcagaaaaacacagcacAAGTGCAAGTGTGGGTCAAAGTCTGAATGTTCTCTTTCAAAATTTCCCAAACGGTTCCATGAAAAGCATCTGACACATCTCAGGATCAGAAAACAAGGGATTAAAAGAAGGGATGATTATTAAATTCATTTTATCACAAATGTGAGCCTAGGATAGCAACTAGCTGCACACAGTATGTGATAAAATGATATATGATCCAATAAGAAATACCTTATTTATCCCCAAAGTTGGGAAATGCTACAGTActcaaaatgtgaaaaagaactgtgattaaataaatatcacagtGCAAAACAATCACTCAATAaatcaaaatgtaaatgtgaTTTACTCAGGAGCTTAAATCCACAGTGGATACATGGATTGTGGTATGTGGAATTGTGTTTTATCCTTGTGGTGGTAAAGCTGAAACAGATGTTAGAGAAAGTCTTCAGCTGCTTGTCCAGCAAGTGGTGCAAAGGTTGACCAAGATCCATTTTTGTCCATGCTCATTCAGCCACAGTCCTTTGGATGGCGGCGCACGTAGTTGCAGCAGCTCAGTGTTctaatctatgcacggtctgaagcatgtgtgtgggaatgtatgtgaatgttttactgttatatcttattagtattttaagtattctatctattttatttattgaattttattggttaatttatattttgatattgctagggatgatgcaatgatcggggaccattcttaatttcgttgttctcatgacaatgacaataaagtttctgattctgattctgattctgatgatctctgtgtcagctgatgcaGGAATCCAAACAGTGTGATGAATAAAACTGGATTCAAACAGCAACAGAAATGTCCATTTCCCTCAGTGAGTAATACCTTGCCAGCTAGCAATATTCGGGCCATGAAAATCTTCCCCACAGTTACATGTCTGCAGCTACAACCCTTTTCTATCACAATTAGTGCGATTTCTCCACTTTTCTTCTTACTGCTCAGATTAAAGTCCTTGGCTGgcactccctctctccctccacaGCTCCATGAAGCAATGTCAAACTACACTCACTATGTTCCCCCTCTTCTACAGATTTGCGATGCAGTCCTGTTTTACCTTCATAAAACTGCAGGAGTTATGTGGCTCAACataatgcaacaaaataaagtttGGCAGCTCACAATAGGCCACAGGATTATCTTCGTCCAGGTGCACGAGTATAACACTCCAAATGAGACTTAGTGGCAATAAATTTCTCTTGTGAAGGGCACTGAGGTAATCGTCCAAAATGTTCAAAATGTCCCTGACATTCATCAGGGACTGATGTGAGTGTCTCTTCTGTGTCATGTAGGACCATAACTGTGTTTCTTAATTGCAACTGATCACTCCGAGGAGGTCAACAAAGGGACAATtccagttttccacttttcaaGATGATGAACATCTTTAATCTGctggtcttcttcttcttcttcttaacaGCTGCTAgttaattaaaaacattaaaaattatCTTTTTGGTGTGTCAAATAGATGGAGTAATGAACTAATAAAAGTCCAGTGTGTCGTCCTCGTCTCAGTTTTTTTCAGGCAAAGactaaggaaaacaaacaatctTTCAGTCAGATGACACAGAAAGGTTTAGGTGTAGGTCTTTTCGCgggaaatgacaaattaaagttCATTCTTGCCCAAGGCCTTCATTTCTTTTTGAATCAGTgaggacaaaaacagaacatCAGTGACGTAGTAGCGCATCCGGCTTAGGTATTTATTACAATCCACAAGTTATTGCCctgaaaaatgacaaatgtgaCCTTAATGTTAACCTGAAACAGGTTCTTGTTTATTGTGAACAATCAAAGCCTTGATCGCTgagcaaaaaaaacatacactcTCTCACTCAGATCCACTTACACCCCTtcactcactgaaattacttcCCTTCACATTAACATTAAGGGACGTCTGCCATCAGTCTTACATGATCAAATATGTCTTAGGCCACTGGTTATAGATAGACTGGTACAAATGTGACTTGTGCCTGCCTGTGTGTTTACCTCAGTGCCATGGATGTCCCATTGACTGATGCAGCTGAGCATGCTCTGTGGGTTGGTCCATAGGAGCAGCTCCCCTGCCGTGCGTACCGCTCATCCCCGCAGCAGAGAATGACCAGAAACGCCCTCCGAAAAGCCCGGTTTAGGAAGGCGTACAGGAAAGGGTTTAGCCCTGAGTTAATGTACCCAAGCCACAACCAGGCTGTCCACAGCTGCCAGGGTACCGAGTAGTGGATGAAAGGGTCCACTATGTTGGTGATAAAGAATGGAGCCCAGCACAGGCAGAAACAACCCATTATAACCGCCAACGTCTTTGCTGCCTTGGTCTCAATGCGCATGCGGCTGTGACCTACAGGAGCCTGCTCTGAGGAGGAGGAACCTGTTGGTGTCCTAAGGCGGTAATGCTCCAAAGGATCTGAGGAAGTGGATGTCCTCACGGTAATGACTGGAATTGTGCCGGTGACTGGAGCAGAGCCGGCACGTTGAAGTGTCTCTATCTGCCGCACGTGGGTCATGGCAGTAACATAGATACGCTGGTAGGCTAGGACCATGAGGCCCAGCGGCACGTAGAAGGCCACTGCAGAGCAGATCAGGGCGTACGGCCGGTTAACTAGAAACACACAACTTGTGTCGTTCGAGCCTCCCGCCAAGGCTCGCCGCTCTTCAATCTGCAAAGAGAGAAGacacaggaagaaaaaacaagtgAAATATGGGGCTCCCAGGAGGGGATTAgtttaacttaacaaaaaacaaaaacattaaaaaaaaaaactggaactATGGAAAGACTTAGGCCAGCTGTTTCCCTCTGCTTCCTGCCTTTTAGTTAAGGCGGGCTAAAGAAAGAGGTAAATGCTACATATTGTAATAATAAAGTACTTTGGAATATCCTTTGTCTGGCCAGTTGCCCATATCTTTGTCCTCTATATAAACCATGAGTAGGtcaaagtaaattaaaaatgtgcagGCGGAGAATTGCCTTGAGCTGAAAGATTAATTTTATCTCATCCCTCTATGTAGCATTTGGGTGCAGTAAGGTAATGCTGCACCCTGGGACACTAGAATAAAACCAAACTATCGTCAAAGCAGAGCAAAAAGTAATGCGTGACTCATCTTGAATTGAAAATGCACTCTTAATGGACTTTTAGTGTTTAAAGTGCCAAAATAATGCATTTGAAAAGCTAAATAGCAATGTCTCTATCCAAAAAAGACAACCTTGCTACAATTGCAGTTGTGAGCTGTTTAATGTAGGAATAATTATTCTTTCTACTGTCTACATCCAAGAGTTAGCAGAAACTCAGCTGAGGGGAGATTTCAGTAATGATGGAAGAAGCACGAGCCTCTTGTCACACGTTTCTGATTTGATAgtttggtgaaaaatgaaaacaataatcGTTCCTACCTGTAAATGAAACTACACACAATAAGGTTTGTATACTTTTTGAGCAACTGGGTGTTAATTGGAAAAAGATTTAGGTTTAATCAAAGCTTCACACTTACATAATTATCAAAAGAAAGTAAAGAAAGGAAGTCCATCACATCGATTTCCTCCCTAATTATTGAATGTGACGTTCATCTTTGTGTTACATTTACTAGGTAACCAAAAAGTTCTTTAAGCTGACAACAGCCACATGGTAAACATGTATTCACAAAGCCTACTGAATAAACTGTAAGTAACCGTGTCACAGACAGCCAACTGTGCCGCTGTTGTTGTCCATTCTCCATATGGAGGTGGGTGCTTACTCCCACAGCACAGTGTCACTTAGTCGCGATAAGAGCCAGAATAATCTAGCTTTTTTTCAAAGGATGAGATGTCAGAGTCTTGAAGTTGAATCTTGACTTTGCGGAGATgtgaaatttttattttaatactttaaaaaattagCCTTTTTGATATTATTCCTCCAGCCTTGTGATTGCAGCAAGTCCAAGTACATGCAGAACAGGAGCCTCACACTTACAGCAAAAGTCCACGAAAGGTAACTTTCATCTGTGTAATTGTTTTGCTGTCTGTTGCcaactgtgttttattttcagccGTATACATTTATTATACATTTCTTTGTACAATGCCTCAATATTATGCAGACCATCGGCAGATATATGCACTGAGAGATCCTCTATCCATTGCCTCTTAGCTTCGAGCAAAGGGTCGCATACCTGAGATATGTGAATCCTGGAATTAATTCTAAATTTTGGAAGTGTTTCCTTTGcctgattgtaatttttttagTAGCTGTTTGAGTGGACTACCTGTGGAATAGTTGAAAGGACGGCCCAACCGTTTAAACAGAGCACTACTCATTTGGACAAACCTCTAGAACTGTAATAATTTACAGATTTCTACTAGTTGATgtcaaataaattaataatataaGTACTTCCAGCTTTCTGCCACATTGCCCAGTTATCTGGTTTGTCTCTGCTCGGGAGTTGTTTATTATTCCATAGAAGTGCTTGAGGTATAAGCTCCGTGTAGCTTATGGCATAGACCACGGTGATAACCAGTCCCTAAGGTAAATTTCTATCTGAAATCAACTTGGCCAGCTCAATTTAATTAGATTTTATTCTACTGACAGAAAACTTTGCTGCAGACGGTATCTCCCAAATTGAGCATTTCAAGACAGAGATCAGTTTCAGATCACTATCCCTGAGCAGACACCTTTAAAACCAACCAGACAAATACTGTTTGGTTTAGCTTGTGCTTAGTGAGAAGAAATTTCAGTTTCAAACAATCCCTCTGAAACAGAACAGAAGCGTAATGAAAAACACAtcggcacacacacagacagcatttaAAATAATCCTATGCAATTTTGTATACCGTGTATGACTTCTAGCCATTGAGACAGCCATTAAAAAAGTAACACTGGCTTTGTACGCTGCCAGACAGAAAGATAAGAGAAAAGAGCTTTTCATTAAGTCTGGATGAATAAATTCATCTGTCCCTGCCTGCCTCTGGGAGTCCTGCTGCTCATTTCAAGGCAGCTCTGAAACAAGCTCATGCCAGAACATACCTAAACCAGAAGAAAATGCTTGTTGAAGTGCTGTCTTTGCTCGCAGCGAGAAAGCCTCCACAGGGACTGGAATTGTTTTGTGATCATTCTTTTACTGTGCCATTGTTTCAGGGATTGAAAATGTTATTAGAAACAAAGAATATTAGACTGGAGAGGTTAATGCCGCTTTTGCCCTCAAAGAAAGAACATACCTCTCTTTAGGCATTTGAGAGCGGTATGAACTTTTCTTTGTGATACTTTGTTTAAACATACTGTCTGTTTGGTTTGATTCAGGGGTCGTAGTAAAGAAATGTAAGCATTAGAACTATGTAGCCACTTGTTTTGATCTCATTAGTGATGGTTTCTGATCTGAGCTAATGAGGACTTACAATATCCTCGATCCCGATGGCGTTCCAGCTTTGCATGATGGG
The Maylandia zebra isolate NMK-2024a linkage group LG7, Mzebra_GT3a, whole genome shotgun sequence DNA segment above includes these coding regions:
- the si:dkey-247m21.3 gene encoding 5-hydroxytryptamine receptor 4, which translates into the protein MATASPQHLLDDIKNSEEQQPGQQEQQEFLSSLETIALSIFLSLIIIMTVFGNLLVMVALCKDRHLRKKKTNYFIVSLAFADLLVALVVMPFAAIELTTGQWRYGEIFCLVRTSLDVLLTTASILHLCCIALDRYYAICCQPLVYRHKMTPMRVAVMLSGCWLIPTFISFLPIMQSWNAIGIEDIIEERRALAGGSNDTSCVFLVNRPYALICSAVAFYVPLGLMVLAYQRIYVTAMTHVRQIETLQRAGSAPVTGTIPVITVRTSTSSDPLEHYRLRTPTGSSSSEQAPVGHSRMRIETKAAKTLAVIMGCFCLCWAPFFITNIVDPFIHYSVPWQLWTAWLWLGYINSGLNPFLYAFLNRAFRRAFLVILCCGDERYARQGSCSYGPTHRACSAASVNGTSMALRLSFLPNRSYSDNGRTILANEQESQDSLGPL